Proteins found in one Arthrobacter sp. U41 genomic segment:
- the purQ gene encoding phosphoribosylformylglycinamidine synthase subunit PurQ: protein MTELPLIGETIAPAAEPRLAGARIGVVTFPGTLDDRDAARAVRLAGATPVALWHADTTLGDVDAVVIPGGFSYGDYLRAGAIARFAPLMARITDAANSEARLPVLGICNGFQILTESHLLPGSMIKNDHLKFMCRDQVLRVENNTTDWTRDYAVGQEITIPLKNQDGQYIADEKTLDALEAEGRVVFRYVGFNPNGSRRDIAGISNAAGNVVGLMPHPEHAVEDGFGPEIGSATEGLGFFTSVLNKIVGDNK, encoded by the coding sequence ATGACTGAACTCCCCCTGATCGGTGAAACGATCGCCCCCGCCGCGGAACCCAGGCTCGCGGGTGCCAGGATCGGCGTCGTCACCTTCCCCGGAACCCTGGATGACCGCGACGCCGCCCGCGCGGTCCGGCTGGCAGGGGCCACCCCCGTGGCCCTCTGGCACGCCGACACCACCCTCGGTGACGTCGACGCCGTCGTCATTCCCGGCGGCTTCTCCTACGGCGACTACCTCCGCGCCGGCGCCATCGCACGGTTCGCGCCGCTCATGGCCAGGATCACCGACGCCGCCAACTCGGAGGCCAGGCTGCCCGTCCTGGGCATCTGCAACGGCTTCCAGATCCTCACCGAGTCGCACCTGCTGCCCGGCTCGATGATCAAGAACGACCACCTCAAGTTCATGTGCCGCGACCAGGTCCTGCGGGTGGAGAACAACACCACGGACTGGACCCGCGACTACGCCGTCGGCCAGGAAATCACCATTCCGCTGAAAAACCAGGACGGCCAGTACATCGCGGATGAGAAGACCCTCGATGCCCTGGAGGCGGAGGGCCGCGTGGTGTTCCGCTACGTCGGTTTCAACCCGAACGGTTCGCGCCGCGACATCGCCGGCATCTCCAACGCCGCGGGCAATGTCGTTGGCCTCATGCCGCACCCCGAGCACGCGGTGGAGGACGGCTTCGGCCCCGAAATCGGCTCCGCCACGGAGGGCCTCGGCTTCTTCACCTCTGTACTGAACAAAATCGTGGGAGACAACAAATGA
- the purS gene encoding phosphoribosylformylglycinamidine synthase subunit PurS, with the protein MPRIVVDVMPKPEILDPQGKAIVGALPRLGFTAFSAVRQGKRFELTVDGEVTEEILAQARNAAETLLSNPVIEDVVNVEVVEA; encoded by the coding sequence ATGCCCCGGATCGTTGTCGACGTCATGCCCAAGCCCGAGATTCTCGACCCGCAGGGGAAGGCCATCGTGGGTGCACTCCCCCGGCTGGGCTTCACCGCGTTCAGCGCTGTCCGCCAGGGCAAGCGCTTTGAACTCACCGTCGACGGCGAGGTGACCGAAGAGATCCTGGCCCAGGCCCGGAACGCCGCGGAGACCCTGCTGTCCAACCCGGTCATCGAGGACGTCGTCAACGTCGAGGTCGTCGAGGCCTGA